TCCAATTGCGTCTGATTGTAATCCATATGATTCGTCTTGTAATCCTGCTTTAAGACACCTAAGGTAGTCTTCAACTTGAGAGATAAACTTGGAGAGATCAAGGTTGGACCCCATCATGTAGTTCACTACTTCTCTCACTAGAGCATTAAGAATGGATTGTCTTTCGCTTCCATAGATGCTGTCCAACACTTTGAAGAACTGTTCTTGAGTCAGTGTATAGTGTACATCGTTTTGCAGGCTCAAAGGTCCCGTTATGGGCTCTACAACATCTGCATCAATCAGCAGAAAAATGACATCTTTCTTAGCTGCTTGAGCGATTTTGAGGAAGGTCCTTAATTGCTGACCGCCACTAAGAGTCATTGATTTTCTAAAGTTGGAGACATCCATCTCAGCTATGAAAGCTTGAGACTTGAGGTTATTCGAACGGCGAATGATATCCTCAAGAGACGGATTGACTATGTATAGCTTAGCTGTTTCTTTCATTAGGCTACTTTTTATGGTTTACCACAGCAACTTGCTGCGCTGCAAAGTTCCCAATGTTTAGACGTTTAGGCGAATATCATATTACCATTGTTGGGTAAAGTATTACCATTATAGGCATCTGTTCGTGAGAGGAGGTAAGGGACTGCAAGTGCACGGTGCAAGATCCCTCTATATATAGGGGACTTGCACCGTGCACTTGCAGTGTAGCCATACTACTCTCCGAAGAGTGATGAAACCAAGAATTTGGTGATTGTTCAGAAAAATGGTACTTTTGAACTCGGATAACACAAAGTAAGTGTACTCTGTACGGACTCTCAAAAATATCCGTCTTGGCTACAATTTGGCTACAGGGATTTTAGAGAGTATATAAAGAGATTGAGACATAGGAAGTTATGGGCGTAAGTTCATTTTCCCCCGCTTCCGCTTTACGTACTCTGGCAGAGACAAGCCAACCAGTACAACAAAACAGTAAGTGTCTTAATTCTCAGCGAGTTAAGGCACTTTTCTTTTGGTGCTAAGCCCTTCCTCAGAGCACCTCCAGAGACGGTCGAAACTCCCAAAATACTCTATTTGAGCTACAATCTGCGCTCTTTGGTATGCCTCTTTAATCTCGAGTATTTTGCTGAGTTTTTTCAAGGTCTACATGCGACAGATGGTTTTTCATATCCATAACGTTATTGTCTGTTGATGAGGTAAACGAAAAAATCACTATCTTCCATGGCATTTACGCCTACATGAGCTTCACCGGGGAAATGTAGAACGGTACCTGTGCTGATACGATGTACCTCGGTATCGTCAAGAGTAACTTCCACAGTTCCTTTCACTATAGTGAAGTATACTTCCTGTCCTTTATGGTCGTGTGAGGGAATTTGTTCTCCGCTTTTCAATTGCAGGTGTACCAGCATGAGTTCTTTGTTGTCAACAACCTTGCCTAAGGTGCTGATTTCATTGCCGATATGATTGATTGTTTGTTCCATAATCTCTCTTTATTTGGTTATGATTAATACCTGTCTGCTACAAATGTACGTAAAACATTTGAATGACGTTCGTTTTGATGTTGTATGTTTGTATGTAGATGTATTACAGCCTATTGCAACTGTGCAAAGCTAAATGAGATGCTATTGCTTATGCTCTCTTAGCTACTTGAACGCTTGCTTGTATCTTCATTGTTGAAGTTGAAAGTCCGTTGCTGAAGCTGGTCGAAGTTGTCCTCCACGTAGATGTCAATCGTTCGTCGATCGGTAGAGCGTGAAGTGTAATAGAGACGGAAGTCATCTCTCGTGAGCGGATAGCGGTCATTCGGTTTGAATACAGAGCCATCATCCATCTTCAAGCAACCCTTGCCATCCGGCTGGAAGTAACGGATCGTGTATTGCGTATTGGCAAAGCGACCAGCTCTTTTG
The sequence above is a segment of the Porphyromonas vaginalis genome. Coding sequences within it:
- a CDS encoding cupin domain-containing protein; the encoded protein is MEQTINHIGNEISTLGKVVDNKELMLVHLQLKSGEQIPSHDHKGQEVYFTIVKGTVEVTLDDTEVHRISTGTVLHFPGEAHVGVNAMEDSDFFVYLINRQ
- a CDS encoding DUF3872 domain-containing protein translates to MKKFLANTIWAVGGIALALFCLSACTRELDVQQAYDFSLEVMPVQNSIAKGETAEIRCSLKRAGRFANTQYTIRYFQPDGKGCLKMDDGSVFKPNDRYPLTRDDFRLYYTSRSTDRRTIDIYVEDNFDQLQQRTFNFNNEDTSKRSSS